The Miltoncostaea marina DNA window GAGCGGGTGCACGAACGGCTGATGCGGGAGGTGCCCGGCTACGCCGAACGGAGGGCCGCCGTCGAGAACCACGCCTGGCGGTCGGCGCGCGCCCCGTCGGCCGCGCGCGCGGGCTGCACCCGCATCCCGGTGGTGGTGCACGTCGTCAGCCGGGTGGCGGCCGAGGACATCGGCATGGCACAGATCGAGAGCCAGATCGCCGTCCTCAACGCGGACTTCCGGCGACGCAACGCCGACCGCACCCTCGTGCCGGCGGCCTTCATGCCGGTCGCCGCCGACGCCCGCATCGAGTTCGAGCTCGCGTCCGCCGACCCGTCGGGCGCGCCGACCGACGGCGTCACGCGCACGACCACGACCGTCAACGGCTTCACCGACGACGACGCCGTCAAGTCGGCGGGGACCGGTGGGGCCGACGCCTGGCCGGCCGATCGCTACCTCAACGTCTGGGTCTGCCGGCTCGCCGGCGGCCTGCTGGGCTACGCCCAGTTCCCGGGCGGGCCGGCGGAGACGGACGGGGTGGTCGTGACCCATACGGCGTTCGGGACCACGGGCACCGCGGCCGCGCCCTTCAACCTCGGTCGCACGGCCACCCACGAGATCGGGCACTGGCTCAACCTCCGGCACATCTGGGGCGACGACGGCACCGGCTGCAGCGGCGACGACTTCGTGGCCGACACGCCGAACCAGGCCGGGCCCAACACCGGCACGCCGACGTTCCCCGTCGTGACCTGCGGGAACGGGCCGGACGGCGACATGTTCATGAACTACATGGACTACACCGACGACGTCGCGATGTTCCTGTTCACCGCGGGGCAGGTGACGAGGATGCAGGCGGCCCTCGACGGCCCGCGCAGCGCGATCGGCCGCTCGGTGGCATGCGGGACCAAGCTCAAGTTCACCGATGAGCCGGTCACCTTGAAGTTCCGCGACGATCCGATCGACACGCTGAAGCGGGCCGACGACCCCATCGCGACGATCGCGAAGTTCCGGGACGACCCGGTCGGGACCGTCAACAAGTTCCGTGACGACCCGGTCGGCACGGCGGTGAAGTTCCGCGACGACCCGGTCGGCACCGCGGCCAAGTTCCTGGACGACGGCGGCACCGACCCGCGGATCGACCCCATCAAGCAGCCGGCGCTCGACAAGCCGCCCATCGCCGACCTCGCCAAGGCGCCCGCGGCGGACCTCGGCGGCATCCCCGACCCCGGCGGACCGGTCCAGCAGCCGGACCTCGGACGCGGCGGCCCGGCGCCCTTCGTCCTCGCCACGCCGCACCACTCGATGGCGTGGGCCGGTGGCGAGGCGGGCCTCGGCGAGTACGAGGTGGCGCTCGCGCAGTACGAGGAGGTGATCGCCCAGTACGCCCGCGCGGAGGCGGCGGGCGGGCTGGGCGAGGAGGACGCCCGCGCGGCGAGGGAGCTCTACGACGAGTACTCGCGCCTCGGCGAGGAGTACCGGCGCCTGGCGGGGCGGTGAGTCGTGAGCGTCCTCGTGCTGGCCACCGAGGCCGACCCGCACGCGCGCGCCGTGGCCGACGCGATCGCCGCGCTCGGCGGGCGCGCGCGGATCCTCGACCTGTCGCGGTTCCCTCAGCGGGCGTCGCTGACCATCCGCTACGACTGCTGCGGCGGCCGCGCCTACGCGCTCGGCGACGGAGACGACGCCGTGGACCTCTCCGCCGTCGAGGCGGTGTGGTGGCGTCGCCCGCAGCAGCCCGAGGTGAGCGACGAGATCATCGACCCCACCCGGCGCCTGTTCGCCGCCAACGAGGCCCACGAGGCGCTCGCGGGCCTGTGGTTCTCGCTCGACGCCCGCTGGATCAACGATCCCGCCAAGGACCACGTGGCGCACCGCAAGGTCAAGCAGCTGCGCGTGGCCCAGGAGGCCGGGCTGCGGATCCCCGACACGCTCATCACCAGCGATCCGGCCGCCGCGCGGCTGTTCATCGACCGCCACGGCTACCGGGACGTCATCTACAAGTCGTTCTCGGCGTTCGAGACCGAGTGGCGGGAGACGCGGCTGCTGCGGCCCGAGGAGCTGCAGCTGCTCGACTACGTGCGCTACGCGCCGGTGATCTTCCAGGAGTACGTCGACGCGGTCCACGACCTCCGCATCACGATCGTCGGCGACGAGATCTTCCCCGCGGCGATCCACTCCCAGGAGACCGAGTACCCGGTCGACTTCCGCATGGACATGCACAACGCGGCCATCGAGGAGGCCGTGCTCCCGGCCGGGGTCGCCGACCGGCTGCGCGATCTGATGCGCCGCCTCGGGCTCGTGTACGGGGCGATCGACATGCGGCGCCGCCCGGACGGCGAGCACGTCTTCCTCGAGATCAACCCGGCGGGCCAGTGGCTCTTCGTGGAGCAGGCGACGGGCCAGCCCATCGCCGCGGCGCTGGCGCGCGAGCTCCTCGTCGGGGGCGCCCGGCGCGGCGCCTCGGAGCCGGCCGTCGCGGCGAGGATCGCCTGAACGGGCGGGGCCCATCCGGCCCCGGGGCCGGATGGGCCCCGCCGTCGCGGCCGGGCGTCGCCGTCAGCGCGGCGGCGCGGCTCAGTCCTCCCCGCCCACGCGCTCGCGCGGGTCGATCCACTGCTTGTCGCGCTCGGCGACCTCGGCCTGACGCTCCTGCATCCGGTCGATCGCCTCGGGCGGGGCGTCGGGGTCGAACTCCTCCTCCGGATGCTCCATGGTCTGCCGGTCCTGCTCGGTGATCCTCGGCGGGTCGGGCTCGGGCACGGCGTCCTCCGGCTGCGTGCGGGGCGTTCGCCGGCCCTCCTACCCTCGTCGGGGCCGGGTCACGCGGCGGGGTGGGCGCGGTGCGGGGTGGCCGAGGTCCGTCCTGTGACGAGGTCGTCGACGGACCGGGTCGGCGGGGGCCGATCCATGGCGCGGGCGGATCCGGCCCGTCCTGTGACGAGGTCGTCGACGGACCGGGTCGGCTGGGGCCGATCGTCGGCGCGGGCGGGACCCGGCCCCCGCTTGACGAGGTCGTCGACGGACGAGGGTCGGCGGGGGCCGATCCTCTGCGCGGGCGGGACCCGGCCCTGCGGGCCGGCTCGCGCTGGGCGGGTGGTCGCGGTGCGGGGTCGGCTGGGGCCGATCCTCTGCGCGGGCGGGACCCGGCCCTGCGGGCCGGCTCGCGCTGGGCGGGTGGTCGCGGTGCGGGGTCGGCTGGGGCCGATCCTCTGCGCGGGCGGGACCCGGCCCTTCGGGCCGGCTCGCGCTGAGCACGTCGTCGACCGCCGTGCCCCTCACGCGGGGACCCGGCCTCTTTCGGGCCGGGTCACGCGGCAAATCGCCCCTGGCCGGGGCGATTTGCGGACCGGCGCACCGCCTTCGGCGGGGCGGGCGCCGGAAACCCCACTGACGTGAGCGTCCGTGGTGCGCGTGGGGGTGTGCCCGGCGCCCTCGTGGCCGGTTCTGTCCCGCTCCCGCCTTCGGCGGTCGTGTCTCCGACCACGTCGTCGCTCGATCAGGTCGTCCGGGACGCAGTGCGATCAGTTCGCCGCGCGGCGCGCCCCGGCGGCGCGCAGCGCCGACGGAGCCGCGCGGTGGGGGCAGATTGCCGGATCGCCGCGCGGCGCGCCAGCCGGCGTTCCTCGGTTCGACGCAGCCCAGGTCGCCCGGCTCCGCCGGGCGACCTGGGCTGAGCTTCTCTCAGGTCATGCGGCGGGCGAACTGCGCCAGGTAGACGACCGACAGGACGACGAACGTCCACCCCACCAGCGCGCGCAGCCACGGCTCCCGCAGCGGCGTGCGCCGCGACACCGGGCCGGCGACCGCGTCGGCCACCCGCGCCCGCCACCCGATCAGCCCCTCGCGCCCGCGCCGCTCCACCGCCGTGCCGAGCCGTCCCATCGTCAGCCTCCCTGTCGCTCACAGGGGGCGTGCCCGGGGGTGGGCCCGGCCCAAACCGCGGCCGCCGGGGTCAGCCGGTGCCCGCGAGCGACGCGGCGGTGATCGACCCGTCGCGGAAGGCCGCGCCGGTCAGGCCGCCGCCGACGAGGTCGACCAGGCCGTTGGCGCGGCGCACGGCGGCCTGGGAGATGCGCTGGTTGACGAGCACCTGGCGGTCGGTCATGCGGACGCCGGCGCCGGGGCGGCGCACCGGGGCGGCGACGGCCGTGACCGACGGGGCGGGCGCCGGCCCGGGCCCGGCCGCCGCCGCCGCGAGCCCGGGCGCGAGCTTGGACGGGGTCACGGCGCCGGCGCGCAGGTCGCCGCCGGTCAGGCCGCCGCCGAGGCGCCGTGCGAGCGCGTTGGCGCGGCGGACCGCCGCCTGGGAGATGCGCTGGTTGACCAGCAGCTGACGGGCGGACACGCGCAGCCGGGGCGCGCGGGCCGCGACCGCCGCCGGGACCACCACCGGCCGGGGGCTCGCCAGGCCGCCGCCGATCGGCTCCCCGGCCCCCGCGAGGGCGACGCCGGCGCCGAAGTCGGCGCGCCCCAGGCCGCCGTCGCGCAGGTCGCCGGCCACGAGGCCCGCGTCCAGCCAGGCCTCGACCGCCGCGGTGCGCCGCAGCGCCGCCTGCGAGATGCGCTGGTTCACCAGCAGCTGCGCCGGCGTCAGCCGCACCGGCCGGCGGACCTCGAACCAGGTCACCCCGTGCGGCTGGGCCGTGTACCGCCCGCCGACGCGCGGCCACACCCGCCAGATGTAGCGGCCGCCCCAGTCGAGCACCCCGCCCGGGACGCGCAGGCGGTTGGTGGCGGGGAAGCGCGACAGCACCTTGGTCACGCCACCGTCGCGCACCCGGTAGACCTGCACGTTGTAGAGGCGGGCGCCCGGCACGCGCGTCCAGCGCAGCAGCGGGCGCCTCGTGGTCACGGCGACGCCCGGCGCCGGGCGCAGGCGGCCCGCCCGCTCCACCCGCGGGCGCGGCTCGGCCCCCTCCGCCCCCGGCCCGGCCGGGGCGAGGCGGATGGGCGCCGACGGCGGCGCGGGCCCGCCGGCCGTCCCGGCGGGTGGCGGCGCCGGCGTGCCCCCGACCCGGTACTCGAGCCGCTCAGTGGCGACGTTGCCCGCGACGTCGGCGGCGGTGACCACGAACTCGCGCGGGCCCGGCGACGACGTGTCGACCGGCGCGCCGGACGGAACCGTGCCCGAGCAGCTCACGGCGCCCTGGCAGGCGTAGTCGGCGGCCACCGCGGCGCCCGGCTCGTACACGGCGCCGGCGGTGGGCCGCCTGACGGTCACGACGGGCGGCGTGGTGTCGAGCGTGAACGTGCGCTGGGTGCGCCCGGGGTCGTTGGGCGCGGTCTGGCGGGCGACCAGCCGCAGCTCGCCCTCGGGCGCGCCGGCGAGCGTCACCGTGAGCGGCGAGGCGCCCTCGCCGGCGCGGCCCGAGACCGCGACGTAGACGGGCCCGCGGCGTCGCTGCAGCTGCCAGGCGACCGTCGCGCCGGGCGC harbors:
- a CDS encoding zinc metalloprotease, which encodes MVRTCGTERVHERLMREVPGYAERRAAVENHAWRSARAPSAARAGCTRIPVVVHVVSRVAAEDIGMAQIESQIAVLNADFRRRNADRTLVPAAFMPVAADARIEFELASADPSGAPTDGVTRTTTTVNGFTDDDAVKSAGTGGADAWPADRYLNVWVCRLAGGLLGYAQFPGGPAETDGVVVTHTAFGTTGTAAAPFNLGRTATHEIGHWLNLRHIWGDDGTGCSGDDFVADTPNQAGPNTGTPTFPVVTCGNGPDGDMFMNYMDYTDDVAMFLFTAGQVTRMQAALDGPRSAIGRSVACGTKLKFTDEPVTLKFRDDPIDTLKRADDPIATIAKFRDDPVGTVNKFRDDPVGTAVKFRDDPVGTAAKFLDDGGTDPRIDPIKQPALDKPPIADLAKAPAADLGGIPDPGGPVQQPDLGRGGPAPFVLATPHHSMAWAGGEAGLGEYEVALAQYEEVIAQYARAEAAGGLGEEDARAARELYDEYSRLGEEYRRLAGR
- a CDS encoding MvdC/MvdD family ATP grasp protein, which gives rise to MSVLVLATEADPHARAVADAIAALGGRARILDLSRFPQRASLTIRYDCCGGRAYALGDGDDAVDLSAVEAVWWRRPQQPEVSDEIIDPTRRLFAANEAHEALAGLWFSLDARWINDPAKDHVAHRKVKQLRVAQEAGLRIPDTLITSDPAAARLFIDRHGYRDVIYKSFSAFETEWRETRLLRPEELQLLDYVRYAPVIFQEYVDAVHDLRITIVGDEIFPAAIHSQETEYPVDFRMDMHNAAIEEAVLPAGVADRLRDLMRRLGLVYGAIDMRRRPDGEHVFLEINPAGQWLFVEQATGQPIAAALARELLVGGARRGASEPAVAARIA